The Streptomyces sp. NL15-2K genome contains a region encoding:
- a CDS encoding aldehyde dehydrogenase family protein: MRTDMLIGGEWTAGRSGNTFTSLNPATGEVLAELPEATAADVDTAVRAAAEAFTSPEWGGLLPAARARLLLRIADLLEESAEEIAALETQDQGQPLGVSAGFSVPNAVEHFRYYAGWVTKITGITAPLSVPDVDYRTRREPLGVCGLITPWNFPLMILVWKLAPALATGNTVVIKPAEQTPLSTLRLAELIEQAGVPAGVVNVVTGGPDVGRALVSHPLVKKISFTGSTAVGREIGAECGRTLKKVSLELGGKAPSIIAADADIDAAVQGNLLGGLLNSGQVCAAYTRFYVDGKRHDEFAEKLAGAAGTLRLGNGLDPEVHLGPLVSAEQVEQTARYVALGKDEGAELLTGGNRPDGDLTNGFFFEPTVFAGVRQDMRIAREEIFGPVLSVLPYDDPEELVTLANDSEYGLAAAIWSRDIGTANRLARQVKAGTVWINMMQGLDAAAAWGGTKSSGLGREMGWEAIEAYTEVKSIWTSLA; the protein is encoded by the coding sequence ATGCGTACGGACATGCTCATCGGCGGCGAGTGGACCGCCGGCCGCAGCGGCAACACCTTCACCTCCCTCAACCCGGCCACCGGCGAGGTACTCGCTGAACTGCCCGAGGCCACCGCGGCCGACGTCGATACCGCGGTGCGCGCTGCCGCCGAGGCGTTCACCTCCCCCGAGTGGGGCGGGCTGCTGCCCGCCGCCCGCGCCCGACTGCTGCTGCGGATCGCCGACCTGCTGGAGGAGAGCGCCGAGGAAATCGCCGCCCTGGAGACCCAGGACCAGGGCCAGCCGCTCGGGGTGAGCGCCGGTTTCTCGGTGCCCAACGCGGTCGAGCACTTCCGCTACTACGCCGGATGGGTCACCAAGATCACCGGCATCACGGCCCCGCTGTCCGTCCCGGACGTGGACTACCGCACCCGTCGCGAACCGCTCGGCGTCTGCGGACTGATCACCCCGTGGAACTTCCCCCTGATGATCCTCGTGTGGAAGCTCGCCCCGGCGCTCGCCACCGGCAACACGGTAGTCATCAAGCCCGCGGAGCAGACCCCGCTGTCCACCCTGCGGCTGGCCGAGCTGATCGAGCAGGCCGGAGTCCCGGCCGGAGTCGTCAACGTCGTCACCGGCGGTCCGGACGTTGGCCGGGCCCTGGTCAGCCACCCGCTGGTCAAGAAGATCTCCTTCACCGGGTCCACCGCCGTCGGCCGGGAGATCGGCGCCGAATGCGGCCGCACCCTGAAGAAGGTCTCCCTGGAACTGGGCGGCAAGGCGCCGAGCATCATCGCGGCCGACGCCGACATCGACGCCGCCGTCCAGGGCAACCTGCTCGGCGGGCTGCTCAACAGCGGTCAGGTGTGTGCCGCATACACCCGCTTCTACGTCGACGGCAAGCGTCACGACGAGTTCGCCGAGAAGCTCGCCGGAGCCGCCGGGACGCTGCGGCTCGGCAACGGGCTCGACCCCGAGGTGCATCTCGGGCCGCTGGTCTCCGCCGAGCAGGTCGAGCAGACCGCCCGCTATGTCGCCCTCGGCAAGGACGAGGGCGCGGAGCTGCTCACTGGCGGCAACCGCCCGGACGGCGATCTGACGAACGGCTTCTTCTTCGAGCCGACCGTCTTCGCGGGCGTCCGGCAGGACATGCGGATCGCCCGCGAGGAGATCTTCGGCCCGGTGCTGTCGGTACTGCCGTACGACGACCCTGAGGAGCTGGTCACCCTGGCCAACGACTCCGAGTACGGGCTCGCCGCCGCGATCTGGTCCCGGGACATCGGCACCGCCAACCGCCTGGCGCGCCAGGTCAAGGCCGGCACGGTGTGGATCAACATGATGCAGGGCCTGGACGCCGCGGCGGCCTGGGGCGGCACGAAGTCATCAGGGCTCGGCCGCGAGATGGGCTGGGAGGCCATCGAGGCCTACACCGAGGTCAAGAGCATCTGGACCAGCCTGGCCTGA
- a CDS encoding helix-turn-helix domain-containing protein encodes MTTAAHPVPDASEQIERFQQRASDAFAPLRIRSGTTAVGTGVSGSMRTARPGEVLVTRITGGPCTVLRSRSLIGSGDRELVKVALYGRGRAGVEQDGRQCLPGPGDLVVYETVRPYELCFWEPFDIVVLGIPRALLGPHVHGLGSRTALAVPTDGGGRRLAATLLRDTADGLDACVGSGGPHLADALVSVVLSALAEQPVVAHPTDNLADRILTYCLGRLSDPRLAPELVARAHSISVRYLHKVLQQRGVTLSSWIRASRLERIRRDLADPLLADRSVAVIAARWGVLDATHLSRALRAEFGQSAAEIRRSAARPSG; translated from the coding sequence ATGACGACCGCCGCGCATCCGGTGCCCGACGCATCCGAGCAGATCGAACGCTTCCAGCAGCGTGCCTCGGACGCGTTCGCTCCGTTGCGTATCCGCTCCGGCACCACCGCAGTGGGAACCGGTGTGAGCGGCAGCATGCGCACTGCCAGGCCGGGTGAGGTGCTGGTCACCCGGATCACCGGAGGGCCGTGTACGGTGCTGCGCTCACGCTCCCTCATCGGTTCCGGCGACCGGGAACTGGTCAAGGTCGCGCTCTACGGGCGCGGCCGCGCGGGCGTTGAGCAGGACGGCCGCCAGTGCCTGCCGGGCCCGGGCGATCTCGTCGTCTACGAGACCGTCAGGCCGTACGAACTGTGCTTCTGGGAGCCTTTCGACATCGTGGTGCTGGGCATCCCGCGCGCTCTGCTGGGCCCGCACGTCCACGGTCTCGGGAGCCGCACGGCGCTCGCCGTGCCCACCGACGGCGGTGGGCGGCGGTTGGCGGCCACGCTGCTGCGAGACACGGCGGACGGACTGGACGCGTGTGTCGGCAGCGGCGGCCCTCATCTGGCCGACGCCCTGGTTTCGGTGGTGCTGTCAGCCCTGGCCGAGCAGCCCGTCGTGGCGCATCCCACGGACAACCTCGCCGACCGCATCCTGACGTACTGCCTGGGCAGGCTCTCCGACCCCCGTCTCGCACCGGAGTTGGTGGCCCGGGCTCACAGCATCTCGGTGCGCTACCTGCACAAGGTTCTCCAGCAGCGCGGCGTCACCCTGTCCTCCTGGATCCGCGCGAGCCGCCTGGAGCGGATTCGGCGCGACCTCGCGGACCCTCTGCTCGCCGATCGCAGCGTGGCTGTGATCGCGGCCCGCTGGGGCGTGCTCGACGCCACGCATCTCAGCCGCGCACTGCGCGCGGAGTTCGGGCAGAGCGCGGCAGAGATCCGGCGGTCGGCTGCCCGCCCGTCGGGGTGA
- a CDS encoding TetR/AcrR family transcriptional regulator, with product MTRTPVQNPTGRHGRPAYDRDSLLEVAVVVFNERGYDGTGMEELARRLGLSKSSIYHHVSGKEELLELAVGRALDALFAVLDEDQDPGSTAPDATATARMKRIVHRSVEVLAAELPYVTLLLRLHGNSEVEQHALARRREFDHRVAELMAQAATEGGIRDDIAPHLAGRLLFGTVNSLVEWYSPDRGLPVETVADALTAILFDGLHGQPASCPGPAVDIPEHRGQTDAERMAGPLTKG from the coding sequence GTGACCAGGACACCTGTGCAGAACCCAACCGGCCGCCACGGCCGTCCCGCCTACGACCGCGACTCGCTGCTGGAGGTCGCCGTCGTGGTCTTCAACGAACGCGGCTACGACGGCACCGGCATGGAGGAGCTGGCCAGGCGTCTGGGCCTCAGCAAGTCGAGCATCTACCACCATGTCTCCGGCAAGGAGGAACTCCTCGAGCTCGCGGTCGGCCGAGCCCTGGACGCCCTCTTCGCGGTACTCGACGAGGACCAGGACCCGGGCAGCACAGCTCCGGACGCCACGGCGACCGCCCGGATGAAGCGCATCGTGCACCGCAGCGTCGAAGTCCTCGCGGCCGAGCTGCCCTACGTCACCTTGCTGCTGCGCCTGCACGGCAACAGCGAGGTCGAACAGCACGCGCTCGCGAGGCGCCGTGAGTTCGATCACCGTGTCGCCGAGCTGATGGCCCAAGCGGCAACCGAGGGCGGCATACGAGACGACATTGCTCCACACCTCGCCGGCCGACTGCTGTTCGGCACCGTCAATTCCCTCGTGGAGTGGTACAGCCCCGATCGCGGCCTGCCCGTGGAGACGGTGGCCGACGCGCTGACGGCCATCCTCTTCGATGGTCTGCACGGGCAGCCCGCGAGCTGCCCCGGACCGGCCGTGGACATTCCGGAACACCGGGGACAGACTGATGCGGAACGGATGGCAGGACCGCTGACGAAGGGGTGA
- the paaK gene encoding phenylacetate--CoA ligase PaaK, translating into MSSELTAPAVPGTRRGEPIPDELLDGGERMTREELRGHQLSLLQATLRHAYDNVELYRKKFDDAGVKPDDCRRLEDLSRFPFTTKADLRDTYPFGMFAVPMDQVRRVHASSGTTGRPTVVGYTENDLSMWADVVARSIRAAGGRPGHKVHISYGYGLFTGGLGAHYGAERAGCTVIPASGGMTARQVQIIQDFEPEIIMVTPSYMLTLLDEFERQGIDPRTSSLKVGIFGAEPWTEEMRREIEERMNIHAVDIYGLSEVIGPGVAQECVETKDGLHVWEDHFYPEVVDPVTDQLLADGDSGELLFTSLTKEALPIVRYRTRDLTRLLPGTARPAFRRIEKITGRCDDMIILRGVNVFPSQIEEILLRTPAVAPHFQIQLSRRGRMDHMALRAEARPGTGPEQREAAAAAIGKAVKDGVGVTVEVTIVDPGTLERSVGKIRRVRDLREQ; encoded by the coding sequence ATGAGCAGCGAACTGACGGCCCCCGCGGTCCCAGGAACCCGCCGGGGGGAGCCGATCCCGGACGAGCTGCTGGACGGCGGTGAGCGGATGACGCGCGAGGAGCTGAGAGGTCATCAGCTCAGCTTGCTCCAGGCAACCTTGCGGCACGCCTACGACAACGTCGAGCTGTACCGCAAGAAGTTCGACGATGCCGGGGTCAAGCCCGACGATTGCCGTCGCCTGGAGGACCTGTCCCGATTCCCCTTTACCACCAAGGCCGATCTGCGGGACACGTACCCCTTCGGCATGTTCGCCGTCCCCATGGACCAGGTCCGCCGCGTCCACGCCTCCAGCGGCACCACCGGCCGCCCGACCGTCGTCGGTTACACCGAGAACGACCTGTCGATGTGGGCCGATGTCGTCGCCCGCTCCATCCGCGCGGCCGGCGGCCGTCCCGGCCACAAGGTGCACATCTCGTACGGCTACGGGCTGTTCACCGGCGGTCTGGGCGCGCACTACGGCGCCGAGCGCGCAGGATGCACCGTGATCCCCGCCTCCGGGGGCATGACCGCCCGCCAGGTGCAGATCATCCAGGACTTCGAACCTGAGATCATCATGGTCACCCCCTCCTACATGCTCACCCTCCTCGACGAGTTCGAACGGCAGGGCATCGACCCGCGTACCAGCTCCCTCAAGGTGGGCATCTTCGGCGCCGAACCGTGGACGGAGGAGATGCGCCGCGAGATCGAGGAGCGCATGAACATCCACGCCGTCGACATATACGGCCTGTCCGAGGTGATCGGCCCCGGCGTGGCACAGGAGTGCGTGGAGACCAAGGACGGCCTGCACGTCTGGGAGGACCACTTCTACCCCGAGGTCGTCGACCCGGTCACCGACCAACTGCTGGCCGACGGCGACAGCGGCGAACTGCTCTTCACCTCCCTCACCAAGGAGGCCCTGCCGATCGTCCGCTACCGCACCCGCGACCTGACCCGGCTGCTGCCCGGCACAGCCCGCCCGGCCTTCCGCCGTATCGAGAAGATCACCGGCCGCTGCGACGACATGATCATCTTGCGCGGGGTGAACGTCTTCCCCAGCCAGATCGAGGAGATCCTGCTGCGCACCCCCGCGGTCGCCCCGCACTTCCAGATCCAGCTGAGCCGACGCGGCCGCATGGACCACATGGCTCTGCGCGCCGAGGCTCGCCCCGGCACCGGTCCGGAGCAGCGGGAGGCCGCCGCAGCAGCGATCGGCAAGGCAGTCAAGGACGGCGTGGGTGTGACCGTCGAGGTGACGATCGTCGATCCCGGGACTCTGGAGCGCTCGGTCGGCAAGATCCGCCGGGTCAGAGATCTGCGGGAGCAGTGA